GTCGACGAAGTCCTCACCGAACTCATCAACAACGGTTCCATCGCCAATTGGATGATCCAGTATTCCGCGGATTCTGCGGCATAATCTGTATCTTGAGAGCAGCGGTTTATTCGCTGCTTAACAACCCCACCTAAATGTACGATCGGCAGGAGGGAGATAATCCCTCCTGCCGGTCGTATCAGAAAGAGTGAAGTATATGTATGCAGCCATTCCGGCCAATTTAATACAGCGTCTGACCGAGTGGTGGAACACGGACGTCGCCGAATGGGCGGCAAACATGGTCCGCAATTTCGAAAAGACTTTTATCACCGATGACCGCTACAAATTCTTTATCAACGGTCTCGGTAACACCCTTAAAATCGCCGCACTGGCGGTTATACTGGGAATTATCATCGGTGTTATCGTAGCCGTTGTCAAAGTAAACGCCACCGAAAAACACTCCAAAATCAAATGGCTGAATAAAATTTTTACGGTCTATATTGCGATCATCCGCGGTACGCCGGTCGTCGTTCAGCTGATGATTATGTATTACATCATTTTAAAAAACGTGGAAAGCACCATCGTTGTGGCGGTACTCGCGTTCGGTATCAATTCCGGCGCTTATGTCGCTGAGATCGTGCGCGCAGGCATTATGGCAGTCGACCGCGGACAGATGGAAGCCGGACGCTCTTTAGGGCTGACAAGACTCCAGACAATGCTCCACATCATTTTACCCCAAGCCGTGAAAAACATCCTGCCGGCGCTCGGCAATGAGTTTATTACGGTCATTAAAGAGACCTCCATCGCCGGTTATATTCCGATCATCGACCTCACAAAAGCGGGCGATATCGTCCGCAGCCGTACTTACGAGCCGTTTTTTGCGCTGATTATCGTGGCCGTGATCTATTTTATAGTCGTTTGGATTCTGACTTTAGGCCTGAGAGCCCTTGAAAGGAGGTTGGCCAGAAGTGATCGACGTTAGGAATCTCTCGAAAAAATTCGGTGACAATCTCGTATTGAACAACATTACCGAGACGATCAAAGCCGGTGAGAAAGTCGTCGTGATCGGACCGTCCGGTTCGGGGAAATCAACTTTTCTGCGCTGCCTGAATATGCTGGAGGAACCGACTTCCGGCGAAATCTTTTACAAAGGCGAAAAACTGATTTATACCTCCCGTGAGATCAACAAACTGCGTCAGAAGATGGGTATGGTTTTTCAGCATTTCAACCTCTTCCCTCACCTGACCATTCTCGACAACATTACGTTGGCGCCCGTCAAGCTTAAAATCCAAACGAAGGCCGAAGCCAAAGAGAATGCCCAACGGCTGCTCGCTCGCGTTGGTTTGAGCGAAAAAGCAAACGACTACCCCTCCATGCTCTCGGGCGGTCAGAAGCAGCGTATTGCCATTGTGCGGGCACTGGCGATGAATCCCGAAGTGATGCTGTTCGACGAACCCACCTCGGCGCTTGACCCGGAGATGGTCGGCGAGGTGCTTGAGGTCATGCGCGAACTGGCCGAAGACGGCATGACAATGATCGTCGTGACCCACGAGATGGGTTTTGCGCGTGAGGTCGGCACCCGCGTCCTGTTTATGGACGGCGGTGAAATACTCGAACAGGCCCCGCCGAATGAATTCTTTACAAATCCCAAGAATCCCCGTTTAAAAAACTTCCTTGCCAAAGTTCTTTAAATTTGATACGAATATAAAAACAGACGGCCGAAAGCCGTCTGTTTTTTGTTCAACTAAATCCCGCCCGATTACTTGGTTGCAGCTTTTGCAGCGTTTTCCTTTTTCATCAACGCGCTCTTGCGGCGGGCGGCGGTGTTCTTGGCAATAAGGCCTTTTGCCGCGGCTTTGTCGACGGCTTTGAT
The sequence above is a segment of the Oscillospiraceae bacterium genome. Coding sequences within it:
- a CDS encoding amino acid ABC transporter permease, with the protein product MVRNFEKTFITDDRYKFFINGLGNTLKIAALAVILGIIIGVIVAVVKVNATEKHSKIKWLNKIFTVYIAIIRGTPVVVQLMIMYYIILKNVESTIVVAVLAFGINSGAYVAEIVRAGIMAVDRGQMEAGRSLGLTRLQTMLHIILPQAVKNILPALGNEFITVIKETSIAGYIPIIDLTKAGDIVRSRTYEPFFALIIVAVIYFIVVWILTLGLRALERRLARSDRR
- a CDS encoding amino acid ABC transporter ATP-binding protein gives rise to the protein MIDVRNLSKKFGDNLVLNNITETIKAGEKVVVIGPSGSGKSTFLRCLNMLEEPTSGEIFYKGEKLIYTSREINKLRQKMGMVFQHFNLFPHLTILDNITLAPVKLKIQTKAEAKENAQRLLARVGLSEKANDYPSMLSGGQKQRIAIVRALAMNPEVMLFDEPTSALDPEMVGEVLEVMRELAEDGMTMIVVTHEMGFAREVGTRVLFMDGGEILEQAPPNEFFTNPKNPRLKNFLAKVL